The following proteins are encoded in a genomic region of Ictalurus furcatus strain D&B chromosome 6, Billie_1.0, whole genome shotgun sequence:
- the fzd7a gene encoding frizzled-7a, with the protein MPRRAERVGFFLATLCLLCFTQSSGQYHGEKGISIPEHGFCQPISIPLCTDIAYNQTIMPNLLGHTNQEDAGLEVHQFYPLVKVQCSADLKFFLCSMYAPVCTVLEQAIPPCRSLCERARQGCEALMNKFGFQWPERLRCENFPVHGAGEICVGQNTSEAGSPTSDPTPYVPDLITLPPNTGRNPQQFTCPLQLKVPSYLNYYFMGEKDCGAPCEPAKPNGLMYFREEEVKFGRLWVGIWSILCCVSTLFTVLTYLVDMRRFRYPERPIIFLSGCYFMVAVAYAAGFFLEDKVVCIDKFNEDGYKTVAQGTKKEGCTILFMILYFFGMASSIWWVILSLTWFLSAGMKWGHEAIEANSQYFHLAAWAVPAVKTITILAMGQVDGDLLTGVCYVGIYSVASLRGFVLAPLFVYLFIGTSFLLAGFVSLFRIRTIMKHDGTKTEKLEKLMVRIGVFSVLYTVPATIVIACYFYEQAFREHWEKTWHMQTCKRFAVPCPAGNFAPMSPDFTVFMIKYLMTMIVGITSGFWIWSGKTLQSWRRFYKRLSNSNQGETTV; encoded by the coding sequence ATGCCGCGGCGTGCGGAACGTGTGGGCTTTTTCCTTGCGACTTTGTGCCTTTTGTGCTTCACCCAGAGCAGCGGTCAGTACCATGGCGAGAAGGGCATCTCGATCCCGGAGCACGGATTCTGCCAGCCCATCTCTATTCCTTTGTGCACGGACATTGCGTACAATCAGACCATCATGCCCAACCTTCTGGGTCACACCAACCAGGAGGACGCCGGACTCGAGGTGCACCAGTTCTACCCGCTGGTAAAAGTGCAGTGCTCGGCTGACCTCAAGTTCTTCCTGTGCTCCATGTACGCGCCCGTGTGCACGGTGCTGGAGCAGGCCATCCCGCCGTGTCGCTCTCTGTGCGAGCGGGCCAGGCAGGGCTGTGAGGCGCTCATGAACAAGTTCGGCTTCCAGTGGCCTGAGCGCCTGCGCTGCGAGAACTTCCCAGTACACGGCGCGGGCGAGATCTGCGTGGGCCAGAACACATCCGAGGCCGGAAGTCCGACATCCGACCCGACACCATACGTACCCGATCTGATCACACTGCCGCCTAATACAGGTAGAAACCCTCAGCAGTTCACTTGCCCGCTTCAGCTCAAAGTGCCCTCGTACCTCAACTACTACTTCATGGGTGAGAAGGACTGCGGCGCGCCATGTGAGCCCGCCAAGCCCAATGGCCTCATGTACTTCCGTGAAGAAGAGGTGAAGTTTGGACGCCTCTGGGTGGGCATCTGGTCCATTCTGTGCTGCGTGAGCACCCTCTTCACTGTGCTCACCTATTTGGTGGACATGAGGCGCTTCCGCTATCCCGAGAGACCCATCATCTTCCTGTCCGGCTGCTATTTCATGGTGGCTGTGGCCTACGCGGCAGGCTTCTTCCTAGAGGACAAGGTGGTTTGCATTGACAAATTCAACGAGGATGGTTACAAGACGGTGGCGCAAGGTACAAAGAAGGAAGGCTGCACCATCCTCTTTATGATCCTTTATTTCTTCGGTATGGCGAGCTCCATCTGGTGGGTCATCCTGTCCCTCACGTGGTTTCTCTCAGCCGGTATGAAGTGGGGTCACGAGGCCATAGAGGCCAACTCGCAATACttccatctggcagcgtgggcCGTTCCTGCGGTCAAGACCATCACTATCCTCGCCATGGGTCAGGTGGACGGAGACCTGCTGACTGGCGTGTGCTATGTGGGCATATACAGCGTAGCATCTCTGCGGGGCTTCGTACTGGCGCCGCTCTTCGTTTACCTCTTCATTGGCACGTCGTTCCTTCTAGCAGGCTTTGTGTCGCTCTTCCGCATCCGCACTATCATGAAGCACGACGGCACGAAGACTGAGAAACTGGAGAAGCTCATGGTGCGCATCGGGGTGTTCAGCGTGCTCTACACTGTGCCCGCTACCATCGTGATCGCCTGCTATTTCTACGAGCAGGCTTTCCGCGAGCACTGGGAGAAGACGTGGCATATGCAGACGTGCAAGCGCTTTGCTGTGCCATGCCCGGCTGGCAACTTTGCACCCATGTCGCCCGACTTCACCGTGTTCATGATCAAGTACCTGATGACCATGATCGTGGGGATCACGTCCGGATTTTGGATCTGGTCCGGCAAAACGCTGCAGTCCTGGCGCAGGTTTTACAAAAGACTCAGTAACAGTAACCAGGGGGAGACGACTGTATGA